Proteins encoded in a region of the Carassius auratus strain Wakin chromosome 21, ASM336829v1, whole genome shotgun sequence genome:
- the onecut2 gene encoding one cut domain family member 2 isoform X1: MKTAYNAYRCLAKDLDAYAMNPEMTMDIGSLSHEQDLMSSHSPHHNRNPGASLRIHQDLTVAPSRSAMVSSMASILDGGGGAGGEYRPELSLPLHHAMSMPCDTSPSGMSGTYTTLTPLQPLPPISTVSDKFHHPHHHHHHHQRFSGNVSGSFTLMRDERTLPAMNNLYSPYHKDMSGMGQSLSPLGNGLGSIHNAQQTLHNYGAHSHDKMLSSNFDAHTAMLARSDQHLSRGLGGPAAGMMPHLNGMHGHPGHPQSHGPVLASNRDRPLSSSSSSGAQGSSSGQLEEINTKEVAQRITAELKRYSIPQAIFAQRVLCRSQGTLSDLLRNPKPWSKLKSGRETFRRMWKWLQEPEFQRMSALRLAETPEACKRKEQDPSKDRSNTPKKSRLVFTDLQRRTLLAIFKENKRPSKEMQLTISQQLGLELNTVSNFFMNARRRSLDKWLDEGGLGNTSSTSSTCTKA; the protein is encoded by the exons ATGAAGACTGCCTATAACGCCTATCGATGCCTGGCCAAGGATTTGGATGCGTACGCCATGAACCCAGAGATGACAATGGACATTGGCAGCCTCAGCCATGAGCAGGACTTGATGAGCAGCCACAGCCCCCATCACAACCGCAATCCGGGGGCTTCCTTGCGGATACACCAGGATCTGACCGTGGCGCCGTCGCGCTCCGCGATGGTCTCCAGTATGGCTTCGATTCTGGACGGCGGCGGCGGCGCAGGAGGAGAGTACCGTCCCGAGCTCTCGCTGCCGCTCCATCACGCCATGAGCATGCCCTGCGACACCTCCCCATCCGGGATGAGCGGCACCTACACCACCCTGACCCCTCTGCAGCCCCTGCCGCCGATTTCCACCGTGTCCGACAAATTCCACCATCCGCACCatcaccaccatcaccaccagCGTTTCTCTGGGAACGTGAGCGGCAGCTTCACCCTCATGCGGGACGAGAGGACTCTACCAGCCATGAACAACCTCTACAGCCCCTACCACAAAGACATGAGCGGGATGGGGCAGAGTTTGTCCCCTCTGGGCAACGGCTTGGGCTCCATCCACAACGCACAGCAGACGCTCCACAACTACGGCGCGCACAGCCACGATAAGATGCTGAGCTCCAACTTCGACGCGCACACTGCCATGCTGGCCAGAAGTGACCAGCACCTCTCCAGAGGCCTCGGTGGCCCCGCGGCGGGCATGATGCCCCACCTCAACGGGATGCACGGGCATCCGGGCCACCCTCAATCCCACGGGCCCGTGTTGGCTTCCAACCGGGACAGAccgctctcctcctcctcctcctccggaGCGCAGGGCTCCAGCTCGGGGCAGCTGGAAGAGATCAACACCAAGGAAGTGGCGCAGCGCATCACGGCCGAGCTCAAGCGCTACAGCATCCCGCAGGCCATCTTCGCGCAGCGGGTGCTGTGCCGCTCGCAGGGCACGCTCTCCGACCTGCTGCGGAACCCCAAACCCTGGAGTAAACTCAAGTCCGGCCGTGAAACGTTTCGCCGCATGTGGAAGTGGTTACAGGAGCCCGAGTTTCAGAGGATGTCGGCCCTTCGGCTTGCAG AAACCCCCGAAGCGTGCAAAAGAAAAGAGCAAGACCCGAGCAAAGACAGGAGCAATACACCAAAGAAATCGCGGCTGGTTTTCACAGACCTGCAGCGGCGAACGCTTCTGGCCATCTTTAAGGAGAACAAGCGTCCGTCCAAAGAGATGCAGCTGACCATCTCGCAGCAGCTGGGTCTGGAACTGAACACTGTCAGCAACTTCTTCATGAACGCCCGCAGACGCAGCCTGGACAAATGGCTGGACGAGGGGGGTCTGGGCAACACGTCGTCCACCTCCAGCACTTGTACCAAAGCGTGA
- the onecut2 gene encoding one cut domain family member 2 isoform X2, translating to MKTAYNAYRCLAKDLDAYAMNPEMTMDIGSLSHEQDLMSSHSPHHNRNPGASLRIHQDLTVAPSRSAMVSSMASILDGGGGAGGEYRPELSLPLHHAMSMPCDTSPSGMSGTYTTLTPLQPLPPISTVSDKFHHPHHHHHHHQRFSGNVSGSFTLMRDERTLPAMNNLYSPYHKDMSGMGQSLSPLGNGLGSIHNAQQTLHNYGAHSHDKMLSSNFDAHTAMLARSDQHLSRGLGGPAAGMMPHLNGMHGHPGHPQSHGPVLASNRDRPLSSSSSSGAQGSSSGQLEEINTKEVAQRITAELKRYSIPQAIFAQRVLCRSQGTLSDLLRNPKPWSKLKSGRETFRRMWKWLQEPEFQRMSALRLAACKRKEQDPSKDRSNTPKKSRLVFTDLQRRTLLAIFKENKRPSKEMQLTISQQLGLELNTVSNFFMNARRRSLDKWLDEGGLGNTSSTSSTCTKA from the exons ATGAAGACTGCCTATAACGCCTATCGATGCCTGGCCAAGGATTTGGATGCGTACGCCATGAACCCAGAGATGACAATGGACATTGGCAGCCTCAGCCATGAGCAGGACTTGATGAGCAGCCACAGCCCCCATCACAACCGCAATCCGGGGGCTTCCTTGCGGATACACCAGGATCTGACCGTGGCGCCGTCGCGCTCCGCGATGGTCTCCAGTATGGCTTCGATTCTGGACGGCGGCGGCGGCGCAGGAGGAGAGTACCGTCCCGAGCTCTCGCTGCCGCTCCATCACGCCATGAGCATGCCCTGCGACACCTCCCCATCCGGGATGAGCGGCACCTACACCACCCTGACCCCTCTGCAGCCCCTGCCGCCGATTTCCACCGTGTCCGACAAATTCCACCATCCGCACCatcaccaccatcaccaccagCGTTTCTCTGGGAACGTGAGCGGCAGCTTCACCCTCATGCGGGACGAGAGGACTCTACCAGCCATGAACAACCTCTACAGCCCCTACCACAAAGACATGAGCGGGATGGGGCAGAGTTTGTCCCCTCTGGGCAACGGCTTGGGCTCCATCCACAACGCACAGCAGACGCTCCACAACTACGGCGCGCACAGCCACGATAAGATGCTGAGCTCCAACTTCGACGCGCACACTGCCATGCTGGCCAGAAGTGACCAGCACCTCTCCAGAGGCCTCGGTGGCCCCGCGGCGGGCATGATGCCCCACCTCAACGGGATGCACGGGCATCCGGGCCACCCTCAATCCCACGGGCCCGTGTTGGCTTCCAACCGGGACAGAccgctctcctcctcctcctcctccggaGCGCAGGGCTCCAGCTCGGGGCAGCTGGAAGAGATCAACACCAAGGAAGTGGCGCAGCGCATCACGGCCGAGCTCAAGCGCTACAGCATCCCGCAGGCCATCTTCGCGCAGCGGGTGCTGTGCCGCTCGCAGGGCACGCTCTCCGACCTGCTGCGGAACCCCAAACCCTGGAGTAAACTCAAGTCCGGCCGTGAAACGTTTCGCCGCATGTGGAAGTGGTTACAGGAGCCCGAGTTTCAGAGGATGTCGGCCCTTCGGCTTGCAG CGTGCAAAAGAAAAGAGCAAGACCCGAGCAAAGACAGGAGCAATACACCAAAGAAATCGCGGCTGGTTTTCACAGACCTGCAGCGGCGAACGCTTCTGGCCATCTTTAAGGAGAACAAGCGTCCGTCCAAAGAGATGCAGCTGACCATCTCGCAGCAGCTGGGTCTGGAACTGAACACTGTCAGCAACTTCTTCATGAACGCCCGCAGACGCAGCCTGGACAAATGGCTGGACGAGGGGGGTCTGGGCAACACGTCGTCCACCTCCAGCACTTGTACCAAAGCGTGA
- the onecut2 gene encoding one cut domain family member 2 isoform X3: MKTAYNAYRCLAKDLDAYAMNPEMTMDIGSLSHEQDLMSSHSPHHNRNPGASLRIHQDLTVAPSRSAMVSSMASILDGGGGAGGEYRPELSLPLHHAMSMPCDTSPSGMSGTYTTLTPLQPLPPISTVSDKFHHPHHHHHHHQRFSGNVSGSFTLMRDERTLPAMNNLYSPYHKDMSGMGQSLSPLGNGLGSIHNAQQTLHNYGAHSHDKMLSSNFDAHTAMLARSDQHLSRGLGGPAAGMMPHLNGMHGHPGHPQSHGPVLASNRDRPLSSSSSSGAQGSSSGQLEEINTKEVAQRITAELKRYSIPQAIFAQRVLCRSQGTLSDLLRNPKPWSKLKSGRETFRRMWKWLQEPEFQRMSALRLAGKTSVQKKRARPEQRQEQYTKEIAAGFHRPAAANASGHL, translated from the exons ATGAAGACTGCCTATAACGCCTATCGATGCCTGGCCAAGGATTTGGATGCGTACGCCATGAACCCAGAGATGACAATGGACATTGGCAGCCTCAGCCATGAGCAGGACTTGATGAGCAGCCACAGCCCCCATCACAACCGCAATCCGGGGGCTTCCTTGCGGATACACCAGGATCTGACCGTGGCGCCGTCGCGCTCCGCGATGGTCTCCAGTATGGCTTCGATTCTGGACGGCGGCGGCGGCGCAGGAGGAGAGTACCGTCCCGAGCTCTCGCTGCCGCTCCATCACGCCATGAGCATGCCCTGCGACACCTCCCCATCCGGGATGAGCGGCACCTACACCACCCTGACCCCTCTGCAGCCCCTGCCGCCGATTTCCACCGTGTCCGACAAATTCCACCATCCGCACCatcaccaccatcaccaccagCGTTTCTCTGGGAACGTGAGCGGCAGCTTCACCCTCATGCGGGACGAGAGGACTCTACCAGCCATGAACAACCTCTACAGCCCCTACCACAAAGACATGAGCGGGATGGGGCAGAGTTTGTCCCCTCTGGGCAACGGCTTGGGCTCCATCCACAACGCACAGCAGACGCTCCACAACTACGGCGCGCACAGCCACGATAAGATGCTGAGCTCCAACTTCGACGCGCACACTGCCATGCTGGCCAGAAGTGACCAGCACCTCTCCAGAGGCCTCGGTGGCCCCGCGGCGGGCATGATGCCCCACCTCAACGGGATGCACGGGCATCCGGGCCACCCTCAATCCCACGGGCCCGTGTTGGCTTCCAACCGGGACAGAccgctctcctcctcctcctcctccggaGCGCAGGGCTCCAGCTCGGGGCAGCTGGAAGAGATCAACACCAAGGAAGTGGCGCAGCGCATCACGGCCGAGCTCAAGCGCTACAGCATCCCGCAGGCCATCTTCGCGCAGCGGGTGCTGTGCCGCTCGCAGGGCACGCTCTCCGACCTGCTGCGGAACCCCAAACCCTGGAGTAAACTCAAGTCCGGCCGTGAAACGTTTCGCCGCATGTGGAAGTGGTTACAGGAGCCCGAGTTTCAGAGGATGTCGGCCCTTCGGCTTGCAGGTAAGACAAG CGTGCAAAAGAAAAGAGCAAGACCCGAGCAAAGACAGGAGCAATACACCAAAGAAATCGCGGCTGGTTTTCACAGACCTGCAGCGGCGAACGCTTCTGGCCATCTTTAA